From Trichoderma atroviride chromosome 1, complete sequence, one genomic window encodes:
- a CDS encoding uncharacterized protein (EggNog:ENOG41) has translation MRGTAREPTNFEQNCYEPLQKFWPRKPSPKTSSNLIAIEGRPSTPKSFKMVNLRTQKRLAASVIGCGKRKIWLDPSEQSEISNANSRQTIRKLVADGLIIRKPVTMHSRSRARELNLSRREGRHRGFGKRKGTADARMPTQVLWMRRLRVLRRLLVKYRASGKIDKHLYHELYHLSKGNTFKHKRALVEHIHRAKAEKQREKALKDEMDAKRAKTKAARERKMERVAAKRNALLADDE, from the exons ATGCGAGGCAC TGCACGTGAACCCACAAACTTTGAGCAGAACTGCTACGAGCCTCTCCAGAAATTCTGGCCTCGTAAACCCTCCCCCAAAACTTCATCcaacctcatcgccatcgagGGCCGGCCATCAACACCGAAGTCATTCAAGAT GGTCAACCTGCGAACTCAGAAGCGCCTTGCCGCGTCAGTCATTGGCTGCGGCAAGCGCAAGATTTGGCTTGATCCTAGCGAGCAGAGCGAGATCTCAAACGCCAACTCTCGCCAGACCATCCGAAAGCTCGTCGCCGATGGCCTCATTATCCGAAAGCCGGTGACCATGCACTCGCGATCCCGAGCCCGCGAGCTCAACCTCTCCCGAAGAGAAGGCCGACACCGTGGTTTCGGTAAGAGAAAGGGTACCGCCGACGCTCGTATGCCCACCCAGGTTCTCTGGATGCGCCGCCTTCGCGTCCTCCGCCGCCTTCTCGTCAAGTACCGTGCCAGCGGCAAGATCGACAAGCACCTCTACCACGAGCTCTACCACCTGAGCAAGGGTAACACATTCAAGCACAAGCGTGCCCTGGTGGAGCAC ATTCACCgtgccaaggccgagaagcagCGTGAGAAGGCGCTCaaggatgagatggatgccaAGCGTGCCAAGACCAAGGCCGCTCGTGAGcgcaagatggagagagtgGCGGCAAAGCGAAATGCCCTGCTGGCGGATGACGAGTAA
- a CDS encoding uncharacterized protein (EggNog:ENOG41), with protein MFAFDQAALPQITTRKALIVVDFQNEFIGDADPGLPVNRPEGFVKRTAEIATAFRSAGDVIWIQSRLDKARSIDGDQIILSENSPASQPTSSRNKDRPIATEASSDESLDPEAFLSHEEPLHGKASSDPGSNVPLAIEEAIHSKDLKLTKSYYSAFHGTQLLRALRGRMVTEVFICGSLANIGVYATAMEAAGHGMAITVIEDCCGYRHKSRQAAAIKNLIELTGCEILSSQEVLKTLVPSKSETKTPSEPRDATSAKRAKAVASTDEDIIQSLSGLKLDSSPSGPSTAVDKVNQAPEVKAETQEPQEAATEVEKENEKDQPVVEGGSAGRVADSENESDSSSQSKLCEGDTDVICDALPKPLANEAFDKLEKEVLWQRMSHQGGEVPRLVAVQGRVDEDGTMPVYRHPADESPPLLPFSPTVQAIKAEIEKHLGHPLNHVLIQFYRDGNDYISEHSDKTLDIVKGSYIANVSLGAERTMILRTKRLEKDLSGTAAAEAAGKEEKRKIQRARLPHNSLCRMGLQTNMKWLHAIRRDKRADRDKSAAELAYSGRRISLTFRHIGTFLDRDETIIWGQGATGKTRDTAHPISNGQSSEAVKMIQAFGTENHASDFDWSAHYGRGFDVLHISNSPRFFASADPLVNMRITLMLAEYGIKYAKGSMASGSESHNENQNNPPALWSLPIKFIDNDAAKSVVHGDMAIMLYLYSRYGPGRVTGSGATTRNPSDLARLFSQFQQGMNLFNIWRQLRCDGSTGTRAGALPVTLKQELAVWDSYVVDDLKNERVPFLCEDSLTLPDFVVWPTLYSIVEKYGSEVAFKGLDGLQKYYEAVRQLDNVVTAVGNR; from the coding sequence ATGTTTGCTTTCGACCAAGCCGCACTACCTCAGATTACAACACGCAAAGCTCTCATTGTGGTTGACTTTCAAAATGAGTTCATCGGCGATGCTGATCCAGGGCTGCCTGTTAATCGCCCCGAGGGATTTGTCAAACGTACAGCTGAAATAGCAACCGCCTTTCGCTCTGCGGGAGATGTCATCTGGATTCAATCTCGGCTTGACAAGGCTCGTTCGATTGATGGCGATCAGATCATATTATCAGAGAACTCACCTGCTTCGCAACCTACATCTTCCCGAAATAAGGATAGGCCAATTGCGACTGAGGCTTCTTCTGATGAATCCTTAGACCCCGAAGCTTTTTTAAGCCATGAAGAGCCTTTACACGGCAAGGCTTCTTCTGATCCGGGGAGCAACGTCCCATTGGCTATTGAGGAGGCCATTCACAGCAAGGATCTCAAATTAACAAAGTCTTATTACTCGGCGTTTCATGGCACACAGTTACTGCGCGCTTTGCGTGGTAGAATGGTTACTGAAGTTTTCATCTGCGGCTCTCTTGCGAATATTGGTGTCTATGCTACCGCCATGGAAGCGGCCGGCCACGGTATGGCCATTACAGTCATAGAAGACTGCTGCGGATATCGCCACAAGTCCAGACAAGCTGCGGCGATAAAGAACCTCATTGAACTAACTGGCTGTGAGATTCTATCCTCGCAAGAAGTCCTCAAGACCTTGGTCCCAAGCAAATCAGAGACTAAGACTCCAAGTGAACCACGGGATGCAACGTCTGCTAAACGGGCAAAGGCTGTCGCTAGTACCGATGAAGACATTATACAGTCCCTGTCTGGTCTCAAGTTAGATTCCAGCCCATCCGGCCCTAGCACTGCTGTAGACAAAGTCAACCAGGCCCCTGAAGTCAAGGCTGAAACTCAAGAGCCTCAAGAGGCTGCCACTGaagttgaaaaagagaatgagAAAGACCAACCTGTGGTTGAAGGTGGCTCAGCGGGACGTGTTGCCGATTCCGAAAACGAAAGTGACTCGTCGTCACAGTCCAAATTGTGCGAAGGTGACACAGACGTCATATGTGATGCCCTGCCAAAGCCATTGGCGAATGAAGCTTTTGATAAGCTTGAAAAGGAGGTTCTTTGGCAGCGAATGTCCCACCAGGGCGGAGAGGTTCCTCGACTTGTCGCGGTTCAAGGCCGGGTGGACGAAGATGGCACAATGCCAGTGTATCGTCACCCTGCCGACGAATCTCCGCCCCTGCTGCCCTTTTCCCCTACGGTCCAAGCCATCAAGGCTGAAATCGAGAAGCATCTTGGTCATCCTCTCAACCATGTCCTTATTCAATTCTACCGTGACGGAAATGATTACATTTCCGAGCATAGCGACAAAACGCTGGACATTGTGAAGGGGTCTTATATCGCGAATGTCAGCCTTGGAGCGGAAAGAACCATGATACTAAGAACTAAGAGGCTGGAAAAGGATCTTTCTgggacggcagcagcagaagcagcaggcaaagaggagaagcgaaagatTCAGCGCGCTCGGCTTCCTCACAACTCACTCTGTCGCATGGGCCTGCAGACTAATATGAAGTGGCTGCACGCCATCCGACGAGACAAGCGCGCAGATCGCGACAAGTCAGCTGCGGAACTGGCGTATTCAGGGCGCCGTATATCGCTTACATTTAGACACATTGGAACGTTTCTGGATCGTGATGAGACCATCATCTGGGGTCAAGGGGCAACAGGCAAGACTCGCGACACCGCGCATCCCATAAGCAACGGCCAGAGCTCTGAGGCTGTTAAAATGATCCAGGCGTTCGGCACAGAGAATCATGCCTCGGACTTTGACTGGTCTGCTCATTACGGCCGTGGTTTCGACGTTTTGCATATAAGCAATTCCCCTAGGTTCTTTGCTTCCGCAGACCCATTAGTGAATATGCGCATTACACTTATGCTGGCCGAGTATGGCATTAAGTATGCCAAGGGTAGCATGGCTTCTGGCTCCGAATCCCATAACGAGAACCAAAACAACCCGCCAGCACTATGGTCTCTTCCCATAAAGTTCATTGATAATGATGCTGCTAAATCCGTCGTTCATGGCGACATGGCTATTATGCTATACCTTTACTCGCGCTATGGTCCAGGCCGTGTCACTGGCTCAGGAGCCACCACTCGAAATCCATCAGACCTTGCCAGACTGTTCAGCCAGTTTCAGCAAGGAATGAATCTGTTCAATATCTGGCGCCAGCTGAGGTGCGATGGAAGTACAGGGACTCGTGCCGGAGCACTACCTGTGACATTGAAACAGGAGCTTGCTGTTTGGGACAGCTACGTTGTCGACGACCTGAAAAATGAGCGAGTTCCATTCCTATGTGAAGATTCACTGACCCTTCCTGACTTTGTCGTCTGGCCAACTTTGTATTCCATCGTAGAAAAATACGGCTCAGAAGTAGCATTTAAAGGTCTAGACGGATTGCAGAAGTATTATGAGGCTGTTCGACAGTTGGACAATGTTGTTACGGCTGTAGGAAATCGCTAG
- a CDS encoding uncharacterized protein (EggNog:ENOG41) — translation MANPVGEDSWLAYLDESIRNASDLEKRVNVVEFFKRAVSAEPDSLRIWLAYCNYFWSLWADSHSDAAGWPEEEQMMGRELFSFEAALGLWQQGYEAIKYRINDSHLLWDRWISLEMELLEKTKTPEGVKRITHLYRDRLTTPHLTWDDTSQMYSTFLSEYNRAAWEESMKDITASSQGAKRLMGKRDSFELKLQQAFRADDIEAQKKIMIEYLEWETAHVVSGQDGTDISFNLCCGLYARALTGIFATDESIWHEHIVFLSSSYADAKAPEFILNALRRAVQHCPWSGRLWNRLILCAEEARLDFSEVESIKHAATSENQLYKHGMESMIEMYVAWCGFLKRTAMDASATDEAVDVADVGLSAALEDVDVVGKRLYGKDFQGDPKFRLERIYIQYLTEKKNAIDEARLQWNKLAKAQIHADSHDFWFRYYMWEMLIFSSTNSSNSPTPSSAGGNFRIPVLATAVLHRAVNRSTIDWPEKVLEVYMQHCNDYEISRYVRKAADIVQKAENKIAKRRKLEEEEKAAAYAAYYSAQTAADPGDPTGEEDTSSNKIKRKREDAAEIQEDAGTNKRQRSEHEAREAQSGLRRDRENTSVIVKNLPAEVTQTKLRQYFKEYGHINNITALVREKDGQSSTALIEFRAPDEARSALLRDGKFFGQSQLTVQSGHDLTIYVANYPPTADEQYIRQLFQDCGDILSIRWPSLKVNSHRRFCYVSFCDSDASAKAVAKEGILLNGKYTLLAKYSDPNRKRNREGAVAEGREVHVSGLGPSTTEDEIREIFSKYGTIARINVPRSDNGKGRGFAFIDFETKDQAEKAASELNKIKYVNKILQVEISKPSNVKPTAQSVSHDRATPASQATEDTEGDTVMGGSTTAADIAARTIALMGLSDTVNDARVRALVEPFGSIIKLVLQPGHGGAQIEFADSSAAGKASLQLSNMDFEGRKLRVGSLDDLRHAKAEKVQDRIVPRSQSEAKKDRPAGSTEKSFIPSSLNRRPTLGKPAPKRGGGFLAARILPISSTKPTVEDTKPGPQSNADFRELFLKGPAAKDNKDNKEDSN, via the coding sequence ATGGCTAACCCTGTAGGCGAGGACAGCTGGCTGGCCTATCTCGACGAATCTATCCGCAACGCTTCCGACCTTGAGAAACGCGTAAATGTCGTCGAGTTTTTCAAACGCGCTGTTAGCGCAGAGCCGGACAGCTTGAGAATATGGCTAGCATATTGCAACTATTTCTGGTCCCTCTGGGCGGATAGCCATTCTGATGCCGCCGGATGGCcagaggaagagcagatGATGGGTCGTGAGCTTTTCTCGTTTGAAGCTGCCCTTGGCTTGTGGCAGCAGGGCTACGAGGCTATCAAGTATCGCATCAATGATAGCCATCTTCTCTGGGACCGCTGGATATCTCTCGAAATGGAATTgctggaaaagacaaaaacaccAGAGGGGGTCAAACGCATCACACACCTCTACCGTGACCGATTGACAACGCCTCATCTCACGTGGGACGACACATCGCAAATGTACTCGACCTTCTTATCGGAGTACAACCGAGCTGCATGGGAAGAATCAATGAAGGATATTACGGCGTCATCTCAAGGCGCAAAGCGGCTCATGGGCAAACGAGATTCCTTCGAACTCAAGCTACAACAGGCGTTTCGAGCCGACGACATTGAAGCGCAAAAGAAGATCATGATTGAATACCTCGAGTGGGAGACAGCACATGTTGTTAGCGGCCAAGACGGCACCGATATCAGCTTCAATCTCTGCTGTGGACTCTATGCCAGAGCTTTGACCGGAATATTCGCGACCGATGAATCGATTTGGCACGAGCACAttgtttttctctcatcctcCTATGCCGACGCGAAAGCCCCTGAATTTATCCTCAACGCCCTTCGTCGAGCCGTTCAGCATTGCCCTTGGTCGGGTCGCTTATGGAATAGGTTAATACTATGCGCAGAAGAGGCGAGATTAGATTTTTCTGAAGTGGAGTCCATCAAGCATGCCGCAACGAGCGAAAATCAGCTATACAAGCATGGCATGGAGAGCATGATCGAGATGTATGTAGCCTGGTGCGGTTTCCTCAAGCGGACTGCAATGGACGCAAGCGCTACCGATGAGGCTGTCGACGTGGCCGATGTCGGCCTGAGTGCCGCTCTGgaggatgttgatgttgtagGCAAGAGACTCTACGGCAAAGACTTCCAGGGTGATCCAAAGTTTCGACTTGAGCGCATCTATATCCAGTACTTgactgagaagaaaaacgCCATAGATGAGGCAAGATTGCAGTGGAATAAGCTGGCCAAGGCTCAAATCCATGCCGATAGCCATGACTTTTGGTTTCGCTACTATATGTGGGAGatgctcatcttctcttccaccaaCTCATCCAATAGTCCTACGCCCTCGTCCGCAGGTGGTAATTTCCGAATACCGGTGCTTGCGACCGCTGTCCTTCACCGTGCTGTGAACCGGTCAACAATTGACTGGCCGGAAAAAGTGCTGGAGGTTTATATGCAGCATTGCAACGACTATGAAATATCACGTTATGTTCGCAAGGCGGCAGATATAGTGCAAAAAGCCGAAAACAAGATTGCAAAGCGACGCaagctagaagaagaagaaaaggctgcTGCATACGCTGCTTATTACAGCGCACAGACAGCGGCTGACCCTGGTGATCCCACTGGAGAGGAGGATACTTCCTCAAATAAGATAAAGAGGAAacgagaagatgctgccgaaATCCAGGAAGATGCCGGCACCAACAAGCGCCAAAGGAGCGAGCACGAAGCACGCGAGGCTCAGTCTGGCCTGCggagagacagagaaaaTACGTCTGTGATTGTCAAAAATCTTCCCGCTGAAGTTACCCAGACAAAACTTCGCCAGTACTTTAAAGAGTATGGCCATATAAACAATATCACGGCACTTGTTCGCGAAAAGGATGGCCAGTCTTCAACGGCATTGATCGAATTCCGTGCGCCAGATGAGGCTCGATCCGCATTGCTCAGGGATGGAAAGTTCTTTGGGCAATCTCAGCTCACTGTTCAGTCTGGTCACGACTTAACGATATACGTTGCAAACTACCCGCCTACCGCTGATGAGCAATACATTCGCCAGCTATTTCAAGACTGTGGGGATATTTTAAGCATTCGGTGGCCTAGCTTGAAAGTGAACTCGCATCGTCGGTTCTGCTACGTCTCTTTCTGTGACAGCGATGCGTCTGCTAAAGCCGTGGCCAAAGAAGGCATTCTGCTGAATGGAAAGTACACGCTGCTGGCTAAATACTCAGATCCCAACCGCAAGAGGAACCGAGAGGGTGCTGTTGCCGAGGGCCGAGAAGTTCACGTTTCGGGGTTAGGCCCTTCAACTACAGAAGACGAAATCCGCGAGATCTTCTCAAAATACGGAACCATTGCAAGAATAAACGTTCCCCGAAGCGACAACGGAAAGGGTCGCGGATTTGCATTCATTGACTTTGAAACGAAAGACCAGGCTGAAAAAGCTGCATCAGAGCTGAATAAGATCAAGTATGTCAACAAAATCCTCCAGGTTGAGATCTCGAAGCCTTCGAACGTGAAGCCTACGGCCCAGAGTGTATCACACGACCGTGCAACTCCAGCATCTCAAGCGACCGAAGATACTGAGGGCGACACAGTAATGGGAGGCTCCACTACCGCAGCCGATATTGCCGCACGCACCATTGCACTCATGGGTTTGTCTGACACTGTTAATGACGCCCGAGTGAGAGCACTTGTTGAGCCGTTTGGCTCTATTATCAAGCTTGTCCTCCAGcccggccatggcggcgcaCAAATTGAATTTGCAGATTCTTCTGCGGCAGGCAAGGCAAGCCTCCAGCTCAGCAACATGGACTTTGAAGGCCGTAAGTTACGCGTCGGGTCTCTTGACGATCTTCGTCatgccaaggccgagaaagTGCAGGATCGCATTGTCCCCCGTAGCCAGAGCGAGGCCAAGAAAGACAGACCGGCTGGTAGTACGGAAAAGAGCTTCATACCCTCGTCATTGAATAGGCGACCTACTTTAGGGAAGCCAGCTCCAAAGCGTGGAGGCGGTTTCCTTGCTGCAAGAATATTACCAATATCTAGTACAAAACCGACGGTCGAAGACACAAAACCAGGGCCGCAGAGTAATGCGGATTTTCGAGAGCTGTTTCTAAAAGGCCCAGCTGCGAAGGATAATAAGGATAACAAGGAGGACAGCAACTGA
- a CDS encoding uncharacterized protein (EggNog:ENOG41~SECRETED:SignalP(1-22)) — MRSLFPVVLGALGLIFVDGVVAQDPPACVPTCANQVRNQFTQFSCTSADDAACLCANANFGFGVRDCGQTGCGATDVQIQSFLAGSFCQGQQLAFSATGASAPPTSGVSSTPAATAPTDATTPAPTAPASSTSIPASSIPPGFIDSPDFSAAHRPANNSTTSLDRGSDFLSANINCSSSNYLRRTFGNVSIFQFDFICCPFYHCPCYFCLLYSHF, encoded by the exons ATGCGATCCCTCTTTCCGGTGGTGCTCGGTGCACTGGGCTTGATCTTTGTCGACGGTGTTGTTGCCCAAGATCCTCCCGCTTGTGTG CCGACTTGCGCGAATCAAGTGAGAAATCAATTCACACAATTCTCCTGCACCAGTGCAGATGACGCTGCCTGTTTGTGCGCAAATGCCAATTTTGGATTCGGCGTGCGAGACTGTGGTCAGACTGGCTGTGGTGCTACCGACGTCCAAATTCAGTCTTTTCTAGCTGGGTCGTTTTGTCAGG GCCAACAACTAGCATTCTCTGCTACCGGcgcttcagctcctccaactTCGGGCGTATCATCAACTCCAGCTGCAACAGCACCAACAGATGCCACGACTCCAGCaccaacagctccagcctccagcacTTCAATCCCGGCTTCATCGATTCCCCCCGGCTTCATCGATTCCCCCGACTTCAGTGCAGCCCACAGGCccgccaacaacagcaccaccagcctcGACAGGGGCTCCGACTTCCTCTCCGCCAACATCaactgctcctcctccaactACCTCCGGCGTA CATTCGGGAACGTTTCCATTTTCCAATTCGACTTCATCTGCTGCCCCTTCTACCACTGTCCCTGCTACTTCTGCCTCCTCTACTCCCACTTCTAG
- a CDS encoding mitochondrial 54S ribosomal protein uL22m (EggNog:ENOG41~BUSCO:EOG092D3X9I) → MFKGWGKSGAKDSGDKGQDPVASELDDPKKRQQFLQRNMRGGVEDNIFQDEIEAAKPASETPAAPASEERTKESLAMVVDPDARSRIRWQRKKVIQLVRRNGELTREERIKMTERELRHKSEFMPTSVKKLVMLARQIAGKPVDEAIQQMQWSKKKFAAEVKYHLEEARDMAVVQRGMGLGKVNGDLLDKPRKVQTKDGKWIEIADPTRLYVAQSWVGRGPWRGKELDYKGRGRMGIIQHPSTSFTVILKEEKTRIREYEEQKAKEAQNGPWVHLPNRKVHGQRPYYSW, encoded by the exons ATGTTCAAGGGCTGGGGTAAATCTGGCGCCAAAGACTCTGGAGACAAAGGTCAAGATCCAGTAGCCTCCGAACTGGACGACCCCAAGAAACGACAACAGTTCCTTCAGAGAAACATGCGAGGTGGAGTGGAGGACAACATTTTCCAGGACGAAATCGAAGCCGCGAAGCCGGCATCTGAAACACCTGCCGCCCCGGCATCAGAAGAAAGGACAAAGGAGAgtttggcgatggtggtcGATCCAGATGCCCGGAGTCGCATTCGGTGGCAGCGGAAAAAGGTCATTCAACTGGTTCGACGAAATGGAGAGCTGACTAGGGAAGAGAGGATCAAGATGACGGAGCGGGAGCTGCGTCACAAGAGCGAGTTTATGCCGACAAGcgtcaagaagctggtcaTGTTGGCGCGCCAGATTGCCGGCAAACCAGTCGACGAAGCTATTCAGCAAATGCAGTGGTCAAAAAAGAAGTTTGCGGCGGAGGTCAAATATCACCTAGAGGAGGCTCGAGACATGGCTGTTGTCCAACGTGGCATGGGTCTCGGCAAGGTCAACGGTGACCTTTTAGACAAGCCTCGAAAAGTTCAAACCAAGGATGGCAAGTGGATTGAGATTGCGGATCCGACACGTTTATACGTTGCGCAGTCATGGGTTGGGCGAGGGCCCTGGCGTGGAAAGGAGCTGGACTACAAAGGCCGTGGAAGAATGGGTATCATCCAACACCCAAGTACCA GCTTTACGGTCATCctaaaggaagaaaagaccaGAATTAGAGAATACGAAGAGCAGAAGGCGAAGGAGGCACAAAATGGCCCTTGGGTTCATCTACCAAACCGCAAAGTACACGGCCAGAGACCATATTATTCATGGTAG
- a CDS encoding uncharacterized protein (TransMembrane:1 (i14-34o)): MAIAPITGILRRQLILDLGIGLGAGFIMGNWFWYGYHMPRTNGRDDYYAKKEASRAAERTQAQ; encoded by the exons ATGGCCATCGCTCCGATCACTGGC ATACTGCGACGACAGCTCATCCTTGACCTCGGCATCGGTCTCG GAGCTGGATTTATCATGGGAAACTGGTTCTG GTACGGCTACCACATGCCCCGAACCAACGGCCGAGACGATTACTacgccaagaaggaggccaGCCGAGCCGCCGAGCGAACCCAGGCGCAATAG
- a CDS encoding uncharacterized protein (EggNog:ENOG41) — protein sequence MTPPCRSFPASELPERIQQDASGRRRKVEGAGSVSRKIDLSACELLQMLQYKCEVERPLSRDSPVRCYAVDRLFRRCKDKKGTFTVETTAWEKERAKADGGLEGTNSRDPPKPHQWSSNWHDPDEASP from the exons ATGACGCCGCCGTGCCGCTCATTTCCCGCCTCGGAGCTGCCAGAGCGGATCCAGCAGGATGCGTCGGGGCGGCGCCGCAAAGTCGAGGGCGCGGGCAGCGTGTCTCGCAAGATTGACTTGTCGGCCTGCGAGCTTTTGCAGATGCTGCAGTACAAGTGCGAGGTTGAGCGGCCGTTGTCGCGCGACAGTCCGGTCCGATGCTATGCTGTAGATCGGCTATTTCGCAG GTGTAAAGACAAAAAAGGCACATTCACCGTGGAAACAACGGCgtgggaaaaggaaagggcCAAAGCAGATGGCGGCTTAGAAGGAACCAATTCCAGAGACCCGCCAAAGCCGCATCAATGGTCGTCGAACTGGCATGATCCAGACGAGGCATCGCCGTGa
- a CDS encoding uncharacterized protein (EggNog:ENOG41): MESMGGQLLRAVEEADLEEILDSLRAALPIQTAQTGGTGTRRIKTTHLDDLDQVAARQFRATQAPTISISGRSLPLVYKIISTLVSPPHSLALFVLDFDGRFDATRLTCAEQDLQHVYVHQPPYSEGSNTNAEHIRSLIADAERFMVYEDDSAASRTREWWGTIVLGGLGAGDLVAGWKGWLHVDRDNVAEYSLRVTLEDAFERRSDRQEVVDRTGWAATSQWGGIYF, encoded by the exons ATGGAGTCTATGGGTGGGCAGCTGCTGAGGGCTGTTGAGGAGGCTGATTTGGAGGAG ATACTTGATAGTCTTCGCGCAGCTCTTCCCATTCAGACAGCTCAGACAGGCGGAACCGGCACCAGACGCATCAAAACCACACACCTGGATGACCTCGACCAAGTCGCTGCTCGGCAGTTTCGAGCCACCCAGGCGCCCACGATATCCATCTCCGGCCGAAGCCTCCCATTAGTATACAAGATAATATCAACGCTCGTCTCGCCGCCTCACTCCCTGGCTCTCTTTGTCCTTGACTTCGACGGCCGCTTCGACGCCACTCGCCTCACATGCGCCGAGCAAGACCTTCAGCACGTCTACGTTCACCAGCCGCCATACAGCGAAGGGTCCAACACCAACGCCGAGCACATCCGATCACTCATCGCAGATGCCGAGCGCTTCATGGTCTACGAAGACGACTCGGCGGCGTCTCGCACGCGTGAATGGTGGGGTACGATTGTTCTGGGCGGGCTGGGAGCAGGAGATTTGGTTGCTGGGTGGAAAGGCTGGCTTCACGTTGATCGTGATAATGTGGCAGAGTATTCTCTGAGGGTGACGTTGGAGGACGCTTTTGAGAGACGCTCTGATAGGCAGGAAGTCGTTGATAGAACTGGATGGGCAGCAACATCACAGTGGGGGGGGATTTACTTTTGA
- a CDS encoding uncharacterized protein (EggNog:ENOG41) codes for MASLSKEQQTEFYQHVATVKKDLDIRVADSDSLPSSPELASVSSRDSVCSIPTPISPDDSGAVADSFVFAFDIDGVLVRGGNPIPEAIEAMRVLDGENEYGMKIPHIFLTNGGGKTEEERCRDLSGQLQREVKPGQFICGHTPMREMAEKYKTVLVIGGEGEKCRLVAEGYGFKDVVTPGDIIKHNAATTPFRKLTPEELKNSRERDFDDVVIDAVFVFADSRDWAGDIQIMLDVAMSQGGRLGTRSETFDQGPPFYFSHNDVVWSAAHEHVRLGMGALRRMFEITFKDLTEGKGKLHTHAFGKPQVSTFEFAERLMQTWRSTEHGISGPPQTVYFVGDTPESDIRGTNAINNVAKNDWYSILVKTGVYQEGTEPAYKPRATVTNVLDAVNHGLQREMRKKVTSSLKQSMVDEPKYTQNDVAVLDEDMLISV; via the exons ATGGCATCTCTAAGTAAGGAACAGCAGACCGAGTTCTACCAGCACGTTGCCACAGTTAAGAAGGACCTCGACATCAGAGTAGCAGATTCAGATTCGCTACCTAGCTCCCCAGAACTGGCATCGGTCAGCTCCAGAGATAGTGTCTGCAGCATCCCCACTCCCATCTCCCCTGATGATTCGGGCGCCGTTGCCGATTCTTTTGTATTTGCATTTGATATCGACGGCGTGCTCGTCCGGGGCGGCAACCCCATCCCTGAAGCCATTGAGGCCATGAGAGTCCTCGATGGAGAAAATGAGTATGGAATGAAAAT TCCTCACATCTTCCTTAccaatggcggcggcaagactgaagaagagcgtTGCCGAGATCTATCGGGCCAGCTTCAGCGAGAAGTCAAGCCCGGCCAGTTCATTTGCGGACATACCCCCATGAGGGAAATGGCCGAAAAGTATAAGACAGTTCTCGTTATTGGAGGCGAGGGCGAGAAATGCCGTCTCGTCGCCGAAGGATACGGCTTCAAAGATGTCGTCACCCCTGGAGACATCATCAAGCACAACGCTGCCACAACACCATTCCGAAAGCTGACGCCcgaagagctcaagaacTCTCGTGAGCGAGACTTTGACGACGTTGTCATCGATGCCGTCTTTGTATTCGCTGATTCTCGCGACTGGGCCGGTGACATTCAGATCATGCTCGATGTGGCCATGTCCCAAGGCGGACGGCTTGGAACCCGCAGCGAGACTTTCGACCAGGGCCCTCCATTTTACTTCTCTCACAACGATGTTGTTTGGTCTGCTGCTCACGAGCATGTCCGTCTTGGCATGGGCGCGCTCAGACGCATGTTTGAAATTACCTTTAAGGATCTCACAGAAGGCAAGGGCAAGCTGCACACTCACGCCTTTGGCAAGCCCCAGGTCTCTACCTTTGAGTTTGCTGAGCGGTTGATGCAAACGTGGCGAAGCACCGAGCATGGCATTTCCGGTCCTCCGCAGACGGTCTACTTTGTTGGCGACACGCCGGAAAGTGACATCCGCGGCACCAATGCCATCAACAATGTTGCCAAGAATGACTGGTACAGCATCTTGGTGAAGACTGGCGTATACCAAGAGGGCACAGAGCCGGCGTACAAGCCTCGCGCTACGGTGACCAACGTGCTTGATGCCGTAAATCACGGGCTCCAGCGCGAGATGCGCAAGAAGGTTACTTCATCGCTCAAGCAAAGCATGGTTGACGAGCCAAAGTATACTCAGAATGATGTGGCTGTCTTGGATGAGGACATGCTCATCTCTGTATAA